A window from Hoplias malabaricus isolate fHopMal1 unplaced genomic scaffold, fHopMal1.hap1 scaffold_102, whole genome shotgun sequence encodes these proteins:
- the LOC136685450 gene encoding RAS guanyl-releasing protein 2-like, giving the protein MAILMGSGPSGWAVIFPLVGDYVLGNWHFDITFNSLIELVTSCGNYSQYRRRFAECSGFKFPILGVHLKDLIAVHVALPDWTDPEKTRVNLTKTQQLYAILQELALVQTTPPSIEANTDLLNLLTVSLDQYHTEEEIYQLSLQREPRSTKPANSSSTPSSTAKRPSMIDEWAASVKPKADPAIITKHIEKMVDSVFKNFDTDGDGHISREEFESIRNNFPYLSKFGELDTNQDGKISREEMIDYFMKASSLLNCKMGFIHTFTETTYVKPTFCEHCTGFIWGFYKQGYKCKVCGVNCHKACRSRLAVECRKRTKSISHETPPALQARSYSFPLPSNTPANLQNTVIAEEDMEAVGEGVFDVHL; this is encoded by the exons ATGGCGATACTTATGGGCTCAGGTCCGAGCGGCTGGGCTGTCATCTTTCCATTAGTGGGCGATTATGTCCTGGGAAATTGGCACTTTGACATC ACATTCAACAGCCTGATAGAACTAGTCACATCTTGTGGAAACTACAGTCAGTACCGCCGTCGCTTTGCAGAATGCTCTGGGTTTAAGTTCCCCATCCTGGGCGTCCATCTGAAGGATCTGATCGCGGTACATGTGGCCCTTCCAGACTGGACGGACCCAGAGAAGACTCGAGTCAACCTCACAAAGACTCAGCAGCTCTATGCCATTCTGCAGGAGCTCGCACTCGTACAGACCACCCCGCCCAGCATAGAAGCCAACACTGATCTCCTCAACCTGCTCACG GTTTCACTGGACCAGTATCACACAGAAGAGGAGATATACCAGCTGTCTTTACAGAGGGAACCACGCAGCACTAAACCAGCT AACTCAAGCTCCACCCCCAGTTCAACAGCAAAGCGACCGTCAATGATCGATGAATGGGCAGCTTCAGTGAAACCCAAAGCAGATCCCGCCATCATCACAAAACACATTGAAAAAATGGTTGAT TCTGTGTTCAAGAATTTTGACACTGATGGAGACGGTCATATTTCCCGCGAGGAGTTTGAGAGCATCAGGAATAACTTCCCTTATCTCAGCAAGTTTGGAGAGCTGGACACCAacca GGATGGAAAGATCAGCAGGGAGGAGATGATAGATTATTTCATGAAGGCCAGTTCCCTGCTCAACTGCAAGATGGGTTTCATACACACGTTTACCGAGACCACTTATGTGAAGCCCACATTCTGCGAGCACTGCACAGGCTTT ATATGGGGCTTTTATAAGCAAGGATACAAGTGCAAAG tgtgtggtgtgaacTGTCACAAGGCATGTCGCTCGAGATTGGCAGTGGAGTGTCGAAAGAGGACAAAAAGCATCAGCCACGAAACGCCACCAGCTCTACAAGCTCGTTCTTACAGCTTTCCACTGCCGTCTAACACACCGGCTAATCTCCAGAACACAG